The Tatumella ptyseos genome segment CTGTCGCCTCATCATTAAGTGGTGCTAATAATTGGTGTAGCTCGGTATCATCAATCCGACATTCAATACCTACCGCACCTTGCCCGACTGCAGGAAGCGATACTTCAGGGGGCAGCGAATAACGGATCCTCGAGGTTAATCCTAAGCGAATAAGCCCTGCTGAGGCGAGAATAATGGCATCGTATTCACCTGCATCCAGTTTTGATAACCGAGTGCCTACGTTGCCACGTAACGAGCGAATAACCAAGTCGGGTCGTAGTGCGCTTAACTGGCATTGGCGTCGCAAACTGGAGGTGCCGACTATTGCACCTTGTGGCAAGGCATCAATACTGTCGTAATGGTTAGAGACAAAAGCATCTAAAGGATTCTCGCGTGGACAGATGGCGACCAGTCCCAACCCTTCAGGGAATGCCACCGGAACATCTTTCATTGAGTGAACGGCAAGATCGGCACGACCTTCCAGCATCGCAGATTCCAGCTCCTTTACAAACAATCCTTTCCCGCCCACTTTAGACAGCGGGCTATCAAGCAATATGTCGCCTTTGGTCACCATAGTGACCAATTCAACCTGTAGGTCTGGATGATGAGCCATGAGTTGTTGCTTCACATATTCCGCTTGCCAAAGGGCAAGTGGGCTTTTGCGGGTGGCAATTCGGATTGTTTTATCAGTCATACTGGTAACCATACTTTTATATTTACCTATTATCCTAACATTTAAACCTAGAATGTGGCACTTTCCACCCCATGAAAACGCAAGCCGATGTTTTTTTGACCATAACACATAGATTGTTCAATGCTGGCTGAGTAACCATGCTAGGGTGAGCAGGCTAACACGCTTTACCGGAGGGGGTGGCAGTGTTAGATTGACCGACCGCGGTAAAAAATGCAGCACAGATCACGCGGTAAAAATTTTATCAATCTCTTGTGATAAGTTCGGGTGTGATGCCTTGTATCTCTATATAGAAACACTGAAACAACGATTAGATGCAATCAACCAGTTGCGTACTGATCGTGCAACCGCAGCGATGAGCGCGGCGTTTCGTCACATCTATAGTTTGCTTCCCGTACTCTTACATTACCATCATCCTGACATGCCGGGTTACCTCTCCAATAATACCCCGCATGGTATTAGCTTTTTTACGCCAGATGAGACCCAACAGTCGCTGCTTGAGACGCTTCTTCCTAACAGGACTCATACGCTGCCCCCGCCGCCTGAAAATGCGCCTATTCTCGGGCTTTACTCAATGGGCAGTACGTCTTCTATCGGTCAGAGCAGTGACTCTGATCTGGATATCTGGGTCTGCCACCAATCTTGGTTGGATAGCGCTGAACGTCAAGCGTTACAGAACAAATGTCATCAACTTCAGCTGTGGTGTAAAAAGCAAGGGGTTGAGATCAGCTTCTTTTTGATCGATGAAAACCGCTTTCGGATGAATGAGAGCGGGGCATTAGGGAAAGAAGATTGTGGCAGTACACAACATATTTTACTGCTTGATGAGTTTTATCGGAGTGCGGTGCGCTTGGCGGGTAAACGTATTCTCTGGAATTTGGTCCCCAGCGAGCATGAGTCACATTACGATGAATACGTGATGGAGCTTTACGCCAAGGGGGCACTCGCACCCAACGAATGGATTGATCTGGGGGGATTGGGAACGCTATCTGCAGAAGAGTATTTTGGTGCAAGCCTATGGCAACTGTATAAAAGTATCGATTCTCCTTATAAGGCCGTGTTGAAGACGATTCTATTAGAAGCGTATAGCTGGGAATATCCGAATACACGCTTACTCGCGACAGAAATAAAACAGTGCTTACATGATGGGGAGATCGTCCATTTTGGTTTAGATCCCTACTGTATGATGCTTGAGCGAGTTACTGCCTATTTAGAAGCGATCAATGATACCGCGAGATTAGATTTAGTCCGCCGCTGTTTTTATTTAAAAGTTTCTGAAAAAATGACATTGGGCAGCCAGGGTGAGCTCTCACCTTGGCGTAAAGAAATCTTGGCGCAGTTAGTGATGCGCTGGGGATGGGGGAGTGAGCTCCTCGCTCAACTTGATGGGCGAATGCACTGGAAGATTGAACAAGTCCGTATTGCTCATAATGAGTTACTTGATGCGATGATGCAAAGCTATCGAAATCTGATCCGCTTTGCGCGTCGTAACAACCTTAGTGTCAGTGCCAGCCCTCAAGATATCGGTGTGCTGACGCGTAAATTGTACGCCGCATTTGAAGCTTTACCGGGTAAGGTGGCACTGCTTAATCCACAAATTTCACCGGATCTCTCTGAAGATCATCTCACCTTCATTTACGTGGCCGAAGGCCGTGCAAATCGGCGAGGATGGTATCTGTATAATCAGGCGCCAGAGATGAATGCGATCATTAGCCATCAGCCTCTCGAATATAACCGTTATTTAAACAAGCTGGTGGCGTGGGCGTGGTTTAATGGCTTATTGACGGAAAAGACGCATCTCCATATTAAGGGGACGAGCCTATGCGATCTGCCTCGCTTACAAGAACTGGTTCACGATATTGCAACGCATTTTCCTATCCGCTTAGCGGCGCCAACACCCAAAGCGCTTTATAGCCCTTGCGAAATCCGTCATTTAGCATTGATGGTAAATATAGAGTCTGATCCTACTCAGGCATTACGAGATCAAGTTGTACTGTTCGACTTTCGTAAAATGGATGTTTTTAGTTTTGGTCAGCAGCAGCAGTGTTTGATAGGAAGCATAGACCTGCTTTACCGTAATTCGTGGAATGAGGTAAGAACACTGCATTTCGAAGGTGAATCGGCGATGATTGAAGCGCTAAAGACCATCTTAGGAAAAATGCATCAAGAAGCACTTCCACCTGAGGCTGTCGACGTCTTCTGCTATAGCCCGCATTTACGTGCATTGATCCGGACTCGCGTCTTGCAGCTTGTTTCGGAATGTATTGATCTACGTCTTTCTAGTAATCGACAAGAAACCGGGCGATTCAAAGCACTGAAATTAGCCAGCGATACTTGGGGATTATTCTTCGAACGTATGGGTGTCTCGGTCCAAAAACTCAAAAATGCCGTCGAGTTTTATGGTGCGATTTCTAATAACAAGTTACAGGGACTATCGATACAGATGGACTCGAAGCAAGCAAATCTGCCGACCGTTGTTAAAAATTACGCGAGTGAAGGGATCATCCAGTTTTTCTTTGAAGATCATCCCCCAGCGGAAAGTTTCAGCATCTATGTGCTCGATGAGCAAAACCATGCTGAGGTCTATCAGCACTGTGAAGGGAGTAAAGACGAGCTGATGCGTGATGTTTGCCGGTTTTATTCAGCTTCCCACGATCGATTGACCTTTGGAACCTCCTCGATCAACTTCAACCTGCCGCAATTTTACCAAGTGGTTGAGCAACATGGACGGGCGACCATTATCAATTTCCACTCGCCTAGCCAAGATGAAGTCACGGAGAGGGTCTCTCCGCAACTTGGATTGAATAGTCTACCACAATCGCCTTATCGCCCGTGATTTTAGAAAGAAACGGGTTCACCTGCTTGTACCGTACAGGCTTCAGCGAGTAACGCCCAAAATTCACTTCCGGTCCTATCACAGATCCAATGGCCACCTTTTAGTGAAAAATGGTAGCCGCCCGCTTTTGTGGCGAGCCAAACTTGGTGTAAGGGTTCTTGGCGATTAATGATGATTTTGGTTCCATTCTCGAAACTCAGGGTCATCACATTGCCATGGGTCTCGTAGTCAATATCCGTATCGCCATCGTGCTCGTCTAAACGTTCTTCAATAGTTAGCAACAATTGGTCTGCGTGTTGATGAAATTCGCTGTCGTTCATGCTCACTCCTCTTTTTGACTAGTATAACGATTGCTTAACAGTGGGTCATCTGGGATTTAGTTAGTGAGGCTTATCATCGACCTATTCCACTATTTTCTGTTGCTTTTCCCGTTTCAACTGCGATGATACGTAGAATAGAAAGTTAAGTGAGTAAATAACAATGAAGAATGCTGTGGCTAAATATACGCTGTTTATTGCCGTTATTGCGTTAACCGGTTGTGGTTTAAAAGGTCCACTCTATTTCCCAAAAGACAGTTCGGGTAAGCAGCAGGGCCAAAATACCGGTTACGACCAAGGTGTTTTCAAAAAATCGAATAAAAAATCCGATAACTTATAGTCAGCCGACATGGCAACGGGGTGAAGCATGCAGTTTTCTAAAATGCATGGCCTAGGTAACGATTTCATGGTGGTTGATGCCGTTACTCAGAATGTGTTTTTTTCTCCAGAACTGATCCGACGCTTAGCCGATCGCCATTTAGGGATTGGTTTCGACCAATTATTGGTCGTAGAACCCCCCTATGATCCAGACCTCGATTTTCACTATCGCATTTATAATGCTGATGGCAGTGAAGTTGCACAGTGTGGCAATGGGGCACGCTGTTTTGCTCGTTTCGTTCGTTTAAAAGGGCTAACGAATAAAAACAGTATTCGGGTCAGCACACAAGCTGGACAGATGGTATTAACGGTTAATCGTGATGAGCTGGTACAGGTCAATATGGGGGAACCCAAATTTGAGCCGGCTGAGGTTCCCTTTAGAGCCAATAAAGCTGAAAGCCTCTACCTCTTAAGGGTTGAGGAGAGAACCGTCATGTTTGGTGCGGTCTCAATGGGAAATCCCCATTGTGTTATCCAAGTACAAGCGACTGCGACGGCAGAGGTTGAAGTCTTGGGGCCTATTTTAGAAAGTCACGAGCGATTTCCTGAGCGAGTGAATGTTGGTTTTATGGAAGTCATTAATCGTGAACATATCCGTTTGCGTGTCTATGAACGTGGCGCAGGAGAAACCCAAGCCTGTGGTAGTGGTGCATGTGCGGCGGTAGCGAGTGGTATCCAACAAGGTCTGCTGAGTCAGAATGTTCGGGTTGATCTCCCAGGGGGGACACTGCATATTGCTTGGCAGGGTCCGGGAACGCCTTTATTTATGACCGGACCTGCCACTCACGTTTATGATGGATTTATTCACTTATGACCACTCACCAAGAACAGGCACCTTTACTGAGTCAACCACTCGATGATGAGCGTGTGAGCGAGTATTTGCGCGAGCACCCAGATTTTTTTATTCAAAATGCCCGGCAAATTGAACAGATGATCATCCCTCATCCGGTAAAAGGCAGTGTCTCTTTGGTCGAATGGCAGCTCACCCGTCAGCGCCAACATATTGCTAATTTAGAGCAAGAAATCACGTTATTAATGGAGCAAGCGCAAGCTAACCAGCATTTGGTTGGGCAGCTTCTCCATCTGCAATCACATCTCGCGACAGCCAATGATCTCGCCGACCTACAAAGCCGATTACATCACTGGGCAAGAGGGCTTGGCTTAGCGGGCGCCACGTTTCGTTTATTTAATGATAGCTGGCAGTTGGCTGCACCATCCGGATTTCACCACTTAGGTTTGGATCGATACAGTTTCACGCCGCTTCAGCTACAACGATTTACCCATGACAGTCATTATCTTGGCCCTCTTCAAGGTCCAGAACTGCTGTTGTTGATGCCGGAAGCGAAAGCCATTGGTTCTGTGGCGTTATCGTTATTGACAGAGTCAGGACAAGACGTGGGAGTTCTTATCTTCAGTAGTCGTAATAAAGACCATTATCATCCCGGGATGGGGACTGAGCTTTTGGATTGTATAGCCGGATTCTTGCCTCATTTATTGACGCGATG includes the following:
- the hemC gene encoding hydroxymethylbilane synthase, with amino-acid sequence MTDKTIRIATRKSPLALWQAEYVKQQLMAHHPDLQVELVTMVTKGDILLDSPLSKVGGKGLFVKELESAMLEGRADLAVHSMKDVPVAFPEGLGLVAICPRENPLDAFVSNHYDSIDALPQGAIVGTSSLRRQCQLSALRPDLVIRSLRGNVGTRLSKLDAGEYDAIILASAGLIRLGLTSRIRYSLPPEVSLPAVGQGAVGIECRIDDTELHQLLAPLNDEATAIRVKAERAMNTRLEGGCQVPIASYALLNDGKLWLRGLVGTPEGDVIIAGERQGLPEDAEALGISLADELLARGAGDILKKIYQGQ
- a CDS encoding class I adenylate cyclase, yielding MYLYIETLKQRLDAINQLRTDRATAAMSAAFRHIYSLLPVLLHYHHPDMPGYLSNNTPHGISFFTPDETQQSLLETLLPNRTHTLPPPPENAPILGLYSMGSTSSIGQSSDSDLDIWVCHQSWLDSAERQALQNKCHQLQLWCKKQGVEISFFLIDENRFRMNESGALGKEDCGSTQHILLLDEFYRSAVRLAGKRILWNLVPSEHESHYDEYVMELYAKGALAPNEWIDLGGLGTLSAEEYFGASLWQLYKSIDSPYKAVLKTILLEAYSWEYPNTRLLATEIKQCLHDGEIVHFGLDPYCMMLERVTAYLEAINDTARLDLVRRCFYLKVSEKMTLGSQGELSPWRKEILAQLVMRWGWGSELLAQLDGRMHWKIEQVRIAHNELLDAMMQSYRNLIRFARRNNLSVSASPQDIGVLTRKLYAAFEALPGKVALLNPQISPDLSEDHLTFIYVAEGRANRRGWYLYNQAPEMNAIISHQPLEYNRYLNKLVAWAWFNGLLTEKTHLHIKGTSLCDLPRLQELVHDIATHFPIRLAAPTPKALYSPCEIRHLALMVNIESDPTQALRDQVVLFDFRKMDVFSFGQQQQCLIGSIDLLYRNSWNEVRTLHFEGESAMIEALKTILGKMHQEALPPEAVDVFCYSPHLRALIRTRVLQLVSECIDLRLSSNRQETGRFKALKLASDTWGLFFERMGVSVQKLKNAVEFYGAISNNKLQGLSIQMDSKQANLPTVVKNYASEGIIQFFFEDHPPAESFSIYVLDEQNHAEVYQHCEGSKDELMRDVCRFYSASHDRLTFGTSSINFNLPQFYQVVEQHGRATIINFHSPSQDEVTERVSPQLGLNSLPQSPYRP
- the cyaY gene encoding iron donor protein CyaY, encoding MNDSEFHQHADQLLLTIEERLDEHDGDTDIDYETHGNVMTLSFENGTKIIINRQEPLHQVWLATKAGGYHFSLKGGHWICDRTGSEFWALLAEACTVQAGEPVSF
- the lptM gene encoding LPS translocon maturation chaperone LptM; this translates as MKNAVAKYTLFIAVIALTGCGLKGPLYFPKDSSGKQQGQNTGYDQGVFKKSNKKSDNL
- the dapF gene encoding diaminopimelate epimerase, with the translated sequence MQFSKMHGLGNDFMVVDAVTQNVFFSPELIRRLADRHLGIGFDQLLVVEPPYDPDLDFHYRIYNADGSEVAQCGNGARCFARFVRLKGLTNKNSIRVSTQAGQMVLTVNRDELVQVNMGEPKFEPAEVPFRANKAESLYLLRVEERTVMFGAVSMGNPHCVIQVQATATAEVEVLGPILESHERFPERVNVGFMEVINREHIRLRVYERGAGETQACGSGACAAVASGIQQGLLSQNVRVDLPGGTLHIAWQGPGTPLFMTGPATHVYDGFIHL
- a CDS encoding DUF484 domain-containing protein, with amino-acid sequence MTTHQEQAPLLSQPLDDERVSEYLREHPDFFIQNARQIEQMIIPHPVKGSVSLVEWQLTRQRQHIANLEQEITLLMEQAQANQHLVGQLLHLQSHLATANDLADLQSRLHHWARGLGLAGATFRLFNDSWQLAAPSGFHHLGLDRYSFTPLQLQRFTHDSHYLGPLQGPELLLLMPEAKAIGSVALSLLTESGQDVGVLIFSSRNKDHYHPGMGTELLDCIAGFLPHLLTRWISRV